Proteins encoded within one genomic window of Parolsenella massiliensis:
- the mrdA gene encoding penicillin-binding protein 2 — translation MSTGTILLIGAIVIAAAVAVVAVLFLSRGGNGFKFDIGGQAPRAAGGNDTSAETTFKSRFVGLGVFSGSVLGVLLARLWSMQVVSGDDYTKQAESNRTRTVTTAAPRGRILDRNGVELVTNRPSLTICAMSDIADNAIELNVLSALLGIPSVAAKRRATDSTQSAQSARTVAVDATRSAVAFIQEHTDVFPDVTVETRTQRSYPQGEVAAQVLGYTGTVTQDQIDASADANGGITYESGDTTGQAGVEYQYEELLQGVRGEQTVYVDVHGNVLDYSTSVPAESGSDIMLTIDLDIQKAAEEALVAQIKKRQDAGVKECTSGAAIVLDATNGEVLAMASAPLFRPEVFVGGISQDDWDVLSADNAGNPLMNKAVSGQYVAASTIKPLTTFAALDYGIATPQTTYDCTGWWTGFGDAFGKYCWNTKGHGYLDLRGGIVNSCDVVFYEVAKGFYNAGDKSDGMQDTFRKWGLGSTTGIDLPSESAGRVPDAEWKWNYFSNWSDADRQWNGGDYTNIAIGQGDIAVTPLQIACVYMGIANRGTIWRPHVLKSVIGRGDNGTAREYEPSASLSPEESSSNYDLVISGLDGVVYEESESQSAHFTNMKERVAGKTGSGEHGEYPTSWFCCFAPEDDPKYVVAVAVEKGGYGGSCALYVARDILGAIYGEPDTQTSEVQDTSR, via the coding sequence ATGAGCACGGGTACCATTCTGCTCATAGGGGCCATCGTCATCGCTGCGGCGGTTGCCGTCGTGGCCGTCCTGTTCCTGAGCCGTGGCGGCAATGGCTTCAAGTTCGACATCGGAGGCCAGGCCCCAAGGGCTGCCGGCGGCAACGACACTTCGGCAGAGACCACCTTCAAGAGCCGATTCGTCGGGTTGGGCGTCTTCTCCGGATCGGTGCTCGGCGTCCTTCTCGCCCGGCTCTGGTCCATGCAGGTTGTCTCGGGCGACGACTACACCAAGCAGGCTGAGTCCAACCGAACGAGGACCGTCACCACGGCGGCCCCGCGCGGTCGCATCCTGGACAGAAACGGCGTGGAGCTCGTGACGAACCGCCCGAGCCTCACCATCTGCGCCATGAGCGACATCGCAGACAACGCCATCGAGCTCAACGTTTTGTCGGCGCTGCTCGGCATTCCGTCGGTGGCGGCGAAGCGCCGCGCCACGGACTCCACGCAGAGTGCCCAGAGCGCAAGGACCGTGGCCGTTGACGCCACGCGCTCTGCGGTCGCCTTCATTCAGGAGCACACCGACGTGTTCCCCGACGTGACCGTCGAGACGAGGACGCAGCGCTCCTACCCCCAGGGCGAGGTCGCCGCCCAGGTGCTTGGCTACACGGGCACCGTCACGCAGGACCAGATCGACGCCTCGGCAGACGCCAACGGCGGTATCACCTACGAGAGCGGCGACACGACGGGCCAGGCCGGCGTGGAGTACCAGTACGAGGAGCTTCTCCAGGGCGTTCGCGGCGAGCAGACCGTCTACGTCGATGTTCACGGAAACGTCCTCGATTACTCGACGTCCGTTCCCGCCGAGAGCGGCTCGGACATCATGCTCACGATCGACCTTGACATCCAGAAGGCCGCGGAGGAGGCCCTCGTCGCCCAGATCAAGAAGCGGCAGGACGCCGGCGTAAAGGAGTGCACCTCCGGCGCCGCCATCGTCCTGGACGCCACGAACGGCGAGGTGCTCGCCATGGCGAGTGCGCCGCTCTTCAGGCCCGAGGTGTTCGTCGGCGGCATCTCGCAGGACGACTGGGACGTGCTCTCGGCCGACAACGCGGGAAACCCGCTCATGAACAAGGCCGTGAGCGGCCAGTACGTGGCGGCCTCCACCATAAAGCCGCTCACGACCTTTGCCGCGCTCGACTACGGCATCGCCACTCCGCAGACGACGTATGACTGCACCGGCTGGTGGACGGGCTTTGGAGACGCCTTCGGCAAGTACTGCTGGAACACGAAGGGCCATGGCTACCTCGACCTGAGGGGCGGCATCGTGAACTCGTGCGACGTGGTCTTCTACGAGGTCGCCAAGGGGTTCTACAACGCCGGCGACAAGTCGGACGGCATGCAGGACACGTTCAGGAAGTGGGGCCTGGGCTCCACGACGGGCATCGACCTGCCCAGCGAGTCGGCCGGACGCGTCCCCGACGCTGAGTGGAAGTGGAACTACTTCTCGAACTGGTCCGATGCGGACCGCCAGTGGAACGGCGGCGACTACACGAACATCGCCATCGGCCAGGGCGACATCGCCGTGACGCCGCTTCAGATAGCCTGCGTCTACATGGGCATCGCCAATCGCGGCACCATCTGGCGCCCGCATGTGCTCAAGAGCGTCATCGGCAGGGGAGACAACGGCACGGCCCGCGAGTACGAGCCCTCCGCCTCCCTGAGCCCCGAGGAGAGCAGCTCGAACTACGATCTCGTCATCTCCGGCCTGGACGGCGTGGTCTATGAGGAGAGCGAGTCGCAGTCGGCCCACTTCACGAACATGAAGGAGCGCGTGGCGGGCAAGACCGGCTCGGGCGAGCACGGCGAGTACCCTACGAGCTGGTTTTGCTGCTTCGCGCCAGAGGACGACCCCAAGTACGTCGTCGCGGTCGCGGTCGAGAAGGGCGGCTACGGCGGCTCGTGCGCCCTGTACGTGGCCCGAGACATTCTCGGCGCGATCTATGGCGAGCCGGACACCCAGACGTCCGAGGTCCAGGACACCTCGAGGTAG
- a CDS encoding FtsW/RodA/SpoVE family cell cycle protein: MAQNSAGGVGFGSVVSSLFGGEAGKKPGAARVPSRGGALSNIYWANLIPALLLIVYGLIVVWSASLSNANASLSRQAFGAVMGLALAALIWHWDYRSLAGMSTWLLVIDVIIMISPRIPGLASAANGMTGWVKLGPLRFQPSEIGKLVTIFLMASLCAQYNGRIKELRDYVKLCATLLVPFAAIMCQPDLGTGLILIVTGAAIIICAGARADWVVITLIMFVVGCALIIFVSLNFGFPLKQYQLNRLLVFADSSLESTSAGYNLQQAKIAVGSGGLFGKGIGAATQSAGGFLPENHTDFIFARLSEEFGFAGAALLLALYAWLIFSALRLAMKLDAPFAKLVLAGIVAMWSYQLLQNVGMCIGIMPITGIPLPFISYGATSMVVQVASVGIVQSVYAHRTKSA; encoded by the coding sequence ATGGCACAGAACTCAGCAGGAGGCGTGGGATTCGGAAGCGTCGTCTCGTCGCTGTTCGGCGGCGAGGCGGGCAAGAAGCCCGGTGCCGCCCGCGTTCCCAGCCGCGGCGGCGCGCTGTCAAACATCTACTGGGCAAACCTCATACCGGCGCTTCTGCTCATCGTCTATGGGCTCATAGTCGTGTGGAGCGCCTCGCTCTCGAACGCCAACGCCTCGCTCTCGCGCCAGGCGTTCGGTGCCGTCATGGGCCTCGCGCTGGCTGCGCTCATCTGGCATTGGGACTACCGCTCGCTCGCGGGCATGTCCACGTGGCTGCTCGTCATCGACGTCATCATCATGATCTCGCCCAGAATCCCGGGCCTGGCTTCGGCCGCGAACGGCATGACCGGCTGGGTCAAGCTCGGTCCCCTGCGCTTCCAGCCGTCCGAGATCGGCAAGCTCGTCACGATCTTCCTCATGGCGTCTCTGTGCGCGCAGTACAACGGGCGCATCAAGGAGCTTCGCGACTACGTGAAGCTGTGCGCCACGCTGCTCGTTCCGTTTGCCGCCATCATGTGCCAGCCAGACCTCGGCACCGGCCTCATCCTCATCGTGACCGGCGCTGCCATCATCATCTGCGCGGGCGCGAGGGCAGACTGGGTCGTCATCACGCTCATCATGTTCGTCGTGGGGTGCGCGCTCATCATCTTCGTGTCACTCAACTTTGGCTTCCCGCTCAAGCAGTACCAGCTGAACCGCCTTCTCGTCTTCGCGGACTCGAGCCTCGAGTCGACGAGCGCCGGTTACAACCTCCAGCAGGCAAAGATCGCGGTGGGCTCAGGAGGCCTTTTTGGCAAGGGCATCGGCGCCGCCACGCAGTCTGCCGGAGGCTTTCTCCCCGAGAACCACACCGACTTCATCTTCGCCCGCCTCTCCGAGGAGTTTGGCTTTGCCGGGGCGGCCCTGCTGCTTGCGCTCTACGCCTGGCTCATCTTCTCGGCGCTTCGGCTCGCCATGAAGCTTGATGCCCCGTTTGCCAAGCTCGTCCTTGCCGGCATTGTGGCCATGTGGAGCTACCAGCTGCTGCAAAACGTGGGCATGTGCATCGGCATCATGCCCATCACAGGCATTCCGCTCCCGTTCATCAGCTACGGAGCGACGTCGATGGTCGTTCAGGTCGCAAGCGTGGGAATAGTACAGTCCGTATACGCGCATCGAACCAAGTCTGCGTAG
- the rplU gene encoding 50S ribosomal protein L21 → MYAIITTGGKQYKVAKGDVFDVEKLDVQPGDEVKLDVLMLNDGKKVLVDAATLAKKKVTCKVVDQHKGEKQIVFKFQKRKRHSVKRGHRQNLTRLEVCNMPRITSTAKKAASTEAAAE, encoded by the coding sequence ATGTACGCAATCATCACGACTGGTGGCAAGCAGTACAAGGTTGCCAAGGGCGACGTCTTTGACGTCGAGAAGCTCGACGTGCAGCCTGGCGACGAGGTCAAGCTCGACGTTCTGATGCTCAACGACGGCAAGAAGGTTCTTGTCGACGCTGCTACGCTTGCCAAGAAGAAGGTCACCTGCAAGGTCGTCGACCAGCACAAGGGTGAGAAGCAGATCGTCTTCAAGTTCCAGAAGCGCAAGCGCCACTCTGTCAAGAGGGGTCACCGTCAGAACCTCACGCGTCTCGAGGTCTGCAACATGCCCCGCATCACCTCCACGGCCAAGAAGGCCGCTTCGACCGAGGCTGCCGCCGAGTAG
- the rpmA gene encoding 50S ribosomal protein L27, which yields MAHKKGQASSRNGRDSAAQRLGTKVFGGQSIKTGQIIVRQRGTHIVPGENVGRGKDDTLFALVDGTVEFVKGAKHRVHVRPAQEA from the coding sequence ATGGCACACAAGAAGGGTCAGGCTAGCTCCCGTAACGGTCGTGACTCCGCGGCTCAGCGCCTCGGCACGAAGGTCTTCGGCGGCCAGTCCATCAAGACCGGTCAGATCATCGTTCGTCAGCGTGGCACGCACATCGTCCCCGGCGAGAACGTTGGTCGTGGCAAGGACGACACGCTGTTCGCCCTCGTTGACGGCACCGTCGAGTTCGTGAAGGGCGCCAAGCACCGCGTGCACGTGCGTCCGGCGCAGGAGGCTTAA
- the obgE gene encoding GTPase ObgE encodes MSQFTDISRINVKGGDGGAGCTSFRREAFVPKGGPDGGDGGRGGNVVLECDPQLSSLIDYRFKHHFRAERGTHGQGARKHGRDGEDLVLKVPCGTVVTELDPETMTPSYQIADLTHPGERVIVGPGGTGGKGNIHFVTSVRRAPAFSEKGEPAFEHWIELEMKLMADAALVGMPSVGKSSLIARMSAARPKIADYPFTTLVPNLGVVRAGQAGSFVVADVPGLIEGASEGKGLGHEFLRHIERTALIMHVVDLTGGYEGRDAVGDYKTINHELAAYASELAERPQVVVANKCDMPGTSEALEALRQCAAADGHAFFAVSAVTGAGIDSLEAACAEMVSKLRAERELDDEPLRNDVWEQRRIRRDNAISISNLGGGVWRVSGKAIERMVIKTDWENEEAVAYLQHRFDRLGLDKALAKAGCVTGDTVRILGYDLDYAGDDEADEFAELMEDEPVITVGEIALDDEPAEEPAPDSVDGAAVAEDVSSVEGE; translated from the coding sequence ATGTCTCAGTTCACTGACATCTCTCGCATCAACGTCAAGGGTGGCGACGGCGGCGCCGGCTGCACGTCGTTCAGGCGCGAGGCGTTCGTTCCCAAGGGCGGGCCGGACGGCGGCGACGGCGGCCGTGGCGGCAACGTCGTGCTCGAGTGCGACCCGCAGCTGTCCTCTCTCATCGACTATCGCTTCAAGCACCATTTCCGCGCCGAGCGAGGCACGCACGGCCAGGGTGCGCGCAAGCATGGCCGTGACGGTGAGGACCTCGTGCTCAAGGTCCCCTGTGGCACGGTCGTCACCGAGCTCGATCCCGAGACCATGACGCCTTCCTATCAGATCGCCGACCTCACGCATCCAGGCGAGCGCGTCATCGTGGGACCCGGCGGCACGGGCGGCAAGGGCAACATCCACTTCGTGACCTCGGTCCGACGCGCCCCCGCCTTCTCCGAGAAAGGCGAGCCCGCCTTCGAGCACTGGATCGAGCTCGAGATGAAGCTCATGGCAGACGCGGCCCTGGTCGGCATGCCGAGCGTGGGCAAGTCCTCGCTCATCGCCCGTATGAGCGCCGCGAGGCCCAAGATCGCCGACTACCCCTTTACGACGCTCGTTCCCAACCTGGGCGTGGTGCGTGCCGGACAGGCCGGTTCCTTCGTCGTCGCCGATGTTCCCGGACTCATCGAGGGCGCAAGTGAGGGCAAGGGCCTTGGCCACGAGTTCCTGCGTCACATCGAGCGCACGGCCCTCATCATGCACGTCGTGGACCTCACGGGCGGCTACGAGGGCAGGGACGCCGTCGGGGACTACAAGACCATCAACCACGAGCTCGCTGCCTATGCGTCCGAGCTTGCCGAGCGCCCCCAGGTCGTTGTCGCCAACAAGTGCGACATGCCGGGCACGAGCGAGGCCCTTGAGGCGCTCCGTCAGTGCGCCGCGGCCGACGGCCACGCCTTCTTTGCCGTCTCCGCCGTTACCGGCGCCGGCATCGACTCGCTCGAGGCGGCATGTGCCGAGATGGTCTCCAAGCTGCGTGCCGAGCGTGAGCTCGACGACGAGCCGCTTCGCAACGATGTCTGGGAGCAGCGTCGCATCCGCAGGGACAACGCCATCTCCATCTCCAACCTCGGTGGTGGCGTCTGGCGCGTCTCGGGCAAGGCCATCGAGCGCATGGTTATCAAGACCGACTGGGAGAACGAGGAGGCCGTCGCCTACCTGCAGCACCGCTTCGATCGGCTGGGCCTGGACAAGGCGCTTGCCAAGGCGGGCTGCGTGACGGGAGACACCGTGCGCATCCTCGGCTACGACCTCGACTATGCCGGGGACGATGAGGCCGACGAGTTCGCCGAGCTCATGGAGGACGAGCCCGTCATCACGGTTGGCGAGATCGCCCTGGACGACGAGCCTGCGGAGGAGCCTGCTCCCGATTCTGTTGACGGTGCCGCCGTCGCGGAGGACGTCTCTTCGGTCGAGGGGGAGTAG
- the proB gene encoding glutamate 5-kinase, which translates to MGRLIVFKVGSSTLMGPNGELDLVFVRSMCEQIAELKRRGDRVVLVSSGAAAVGRSLLGFNERPSDIPTLQACAAAGQTTLIERYAEVLAQDGVRCAQVLLTRGDVVDRTGYLNARNTFERLLELGVVPIVNENDTVSVREFSFGDNDMLGAIVASLIDADSYVILSDIDGLYTANPDTNPDARLIERVECIDADIIAMAGGAGSTYGTGGMATKIRAARAMIAAGIPMTICRGREEHALVSAADGRGRRTVFECPGQGSHEQARKLWIGLAGLSCGSVSIDAGAVRALESEGASLLPVGITAVDGTFAEGDTVSVLGPDGQLVGRGITRYSSEDLWRVHGLRLDVIARFLPERADCPVIHRDELLVF; encoded by the coding sequence GTGGGCCGTCTCATCGTCTTCAAGGTGGGCTCATCGACGCTCATGGGGCCTAACGGGGAGCTTGACCTCGTGTTTGTTCGCTCGATGTGCGAGCAGATTGCCGAGCTCAAGCGTCGTGGCGACCGGGTGGTTCTCGTGTCGAGCGGAGCTGCCGCCGTGGGTCGCTCCCTGCTCGGCTTCAACGAGCGTCCGAGCGACATACCCACGCTGCAGGCTTGTGCCGCCGCCGGCCAGACCACGCTTATCGAGCGCTATGCCGAGGTGCTTGCACAAGATGGCGTGCGCTGTGCCCAGGTGCTGCTCACAAGGGGAGATGTCGTCGACCGCACGGGCTATCTCAACGCTCGGAACACCTTCGAGCGGCTCCTTGAGCTGGGTGTCGTTCCCATCGTGAACGAGAACGACACCGTGAGCGTCCGCGAGTTCTCTTTTGGCGACAACGACATGCTCGGGGCCATCGTGGCCTCGCTCATCGACGCCGACAGCTACGTCATTCTCTCGGACATAGACGGCCTCTACACGGCCAACCCTGACACGAACCCCGACGCCCGGCTCATAGAGCGCGTCGAGTGCATCGATGCGGACATCATCGCCATGGCGGGAGGTGCTGGAAGCACCTACGGCACTGGTGGCATGGCCACGAAGATTCGTGCCGCTCGTGCCATGATCGCGGCCGGGATTCCCATGACGATTTGCCGTGGCAGGGAAGAGCACGCCCTCGTGAGCGCAGCGGATGGTCGTGGCCGCAGGACCGTGTTCGAGTGCCCAGGCCAGGGCTCGCATGAGCAGGCGCGCAAGCTTTGGATTGGTCTTGCCGGCCTGTCCTGTGGCTCGGTGTCCATCGATGCGGGCGCCGTCCGCGCCCTCGAGAGCGAGGGGGCCTCGCTGCTCCCCGTTGGCATCACTGCCGTCGACGGGACGTTTGCCGAGGGGGACACCGTGAGCGTTCTCGGCCCTGACGGGCAGCTCGTGGGGCGCGGCATCACGCGTTACTCGTCCGAGGACCTCTGGCGCGTGCATGGCCTTAGGCTCGACGTTATCGCGCGATTCCTCCCCGAGCGCGCCGACTGCCCCGTGATTCACCGAGACGAACTGCTCGTCTTCTAG
- a CDS encoding glutamate-5-semialdehyde dehydrogenase, translating into MSEAIEKATAAKAASVLLAQATAAERTSAILKAAQAVDEGRSAIIEANARDMERARGNGMPAPMLDRLMLDDERIDGIVSAMREVASQPDPIGEVVGGRTLASGIRLTQVRVPLGVIGMIYEARPNVTADAICLTLRTGNAVVLRGGSAALESCAAIVEACRRGISGAGLPADCVSLLVSEGHEQTIELMHAEGLLDLIIPRGGHSLIRTCVEQSSVPVIQTGEGNCHVYVHAAADLDMALRLIENAKVQRPGVCNAIETVLVDEAVASEFLPRLVAACSDWGVLVHGDHKTTSTAENLGLDEGCEYAPATEADWATEYDALELAVRVVSGLDEAISHINTYGTQHSECIVTSDVAAADAFLARVDAAAVYVNASTRFTDGGMFGLGAEIGISTQKLHARGPMGALALTTTKCLLRGEGQVRA; encoded by the coding sequence ATGTCTGAGGCAATCGAGAAGGCCACCGCGGCAAAGGCGGCATCGGTGCTGCTCGCACAGGCAACCGCTGCCGAGAGGACCTCCGCCATTCTCAAGGCCGCCCAGGCCGTTGACGAGGGACGCTCCGCCATCATCGAGGCCAACGCACGCGACATGGAGCGGGCCCGGGGCAATGGCATGCCGGCCCCCATGCTCGACAGGCTCATGCTCGATGACGAACGCATCGACGGGATCGTCTCGGCCATGCGCGAGGTGGCCTCTCAGCCCGACCCCATCGGCGAGGTCGTCGGTGGCCGCACGCTTGCCTCGGGCATCCGCCTCACGCAGGTGCGCGTTCCCCTGGGCGTCATCGGGATGATCTACGAGGCGCGTCCCAACGTCACGGCAGATGCCATCTGCCTCACACTTCGCACGGGTAATGCCGTCGTGCTGCGCGGCGGCTCTGCCGCACTCGAGTCTTGCGCCGCCATCGTCGAGGCGTGCAGACGCGGCATCTCAGGGGCAGGTCTTCCCGCCGATTGCGTCTCCCTGCTTGTGTCCGAGGGCCACGAGCAGACGATCGAGCTCATGCACGCAGAGGGGCTCCTCGACCTCATCATTCCTCGCGGCGGCCATTCGCTCATCCGTACGTGCGTGGAGCAGTCGAGCGTTCCCGTCATCCAGACGGGGGAGGGCAACTGCCATGTGTACGTGCATGCCGCGGCCGACCTCGACATGGCGCTCCGCCTTATCGAGAACGCCAAGGTCCAGCGGCCCGGCGTGTGCAATGCCATAGAGACCGTCCTTGTCGATGAGGCCGTGGCCTCGGAGTTCCTCCCTCGGCTTGTTGCGGCGTGCAGCGACTGGGGCGTGCTCGTCCACGGCGACCACAAGACGACCTCCACCGCCGAGAACCTCGGCCTCGACGAGGGCTGCGAGTACGCGCCCGCCACCGAGGCCGACTGGGCAACCGAGTACGATGCGCTCGAGCTCGCCGTGCGCGTCGTCTCCGGTCTTGACGAGGCCATCTCGCACATAAACACCTATGGCACACAGCACTCCGAGTGCATCGTGACGTCTGACGTCGCCGCTGCCGACGCCTTCCTGGCTCGCGTTGACGCCGCGGCCGTGTACGTGAACGCCTCCACTCGCTTCACAGACGGCGGGATGTTTGGCCTTGGAGCCGAGATTGGCATCTCGACGCAGAAGCTCCATGCTCGTGGTCCCATGGGCGCGCTTGCGCTCACGACGACGAAGTGCCTGCTTCGCGGAGAGGGCCAGGTACGTGCATGA
- the nadD gene encoding nicotinate-nucleotide adenylyltransferase, translated as MPLSNEASLVSDLPALGQDPGRTYRLGIMGGTFDPIHNGHLVAAEQACNDLDLDVVVFVPAGSPAFKQDRRVSSPEDRHAMTLLATADNPRFLVSRMEVDRPGVTYTVDTLELLRAYYPDNVELYFITGADAIIDIITWRDAARIAQLAHLVGATRPGYDLESARASIAASGIDFTVSYLEVPALAISSSDLRARVARGQSLRYLTSDAVLGYIEKRGLYEPPRLSYTAPDALGLIGGLGRDVR; from the coding sequence ATGCCCCTGTCCAATGAGGCCTCGCTCGTCTCGGACCTGCCGGCGCTTGGGCAGGACCCCGGCCGCACGTATCGCCTGGGCATCATGGGCGGCACGTTTGACCCCATCCACAACGGTCACCTCGTGGCCGCCGAACAGGCCTGCAATGACCTCGACCTGGACGTCGTCGTGTTCGTCCCAGCCGGAAGCCCCGCGTTCAAGCAGGACAGAAGGGTCTCCTCGCCCGAGGACCGCCATGCCATGACGCTCTTGGCTACGGCCGACAATCCGCGCTTTCTCGTGAGCCGCATGGAGGTTGATCGTCCAGGTGTCACCTACACGGTCGACACGCTCGAGCTTCTTCGCGCTTACTACCCCGACAACGTCGAGCTCTACTTCATCACGGGTGCCGACGCCATCATCGACATCATTACCTGGCGAGACGCCGCGCGCATCGCGCAGCTTGCCCACCTTGTGGGGGCCACGCGCCCGGGCTATGACCTTGAGAGCGCGCGTGCGAGCATCGCGGCCTCGGGAATCGACTTTACGGTGAGCTACCTCGAGGTTCCGGCGCTTGCCATCTCCTCGAGCGACCTGCGTGCCCGCGTCGCCCGCGGGCAGTCGCTTCGTTATCTCACGTCGGACGCCGTCTTGGGCTACATCGAGAAGCGAGGCCTCTATGAGCCGCCTCGCCTCTCCTACACCGCCCCAGACGCGCTTGGCCTCATCGGCGGCCTTGGGAGGGATGTGCGATGA
- the yqeK gene encoding bis(5'-nucleosyl)-tetraphosphatase (symmetrical) YqeK: MSSSSNAFEAAWAKGGPSWLCEPPAYDTTQAASIERYEQAAAEQLASKPKRLAHSLSVGLTSERLACAYGVDPYLARVAGILHDWSKVLPRSESISRARELGIDLGVDLSLVEPLLHSMIAARELPARFPELPSQVWQAIDRHTLGNAHMTPLDMVVFVADGIEPLRKPADAIKRQRKLVGTATLPDLYWASFSDGVAYVIETRRYLYPGTLSIYNDIVLERAREKESKTR, from the coding sequence ATGAGCTCTTCCTCAAACGCCTTCGAGGCGGCGTGGGCCAAGGGAGGTCCCTCCTGGCTTTGCGAGCCGCCGGCCTATGACACCACGCAGGCGGCGAGCATCGAGCGCTATGAGCAAGCTGCTGCAGAGCAGCTTGCATCCAAGCCAAAGAGGCTTGCCCACTCGCTTTCCGTGGGCCTCACGTCAGAGCGCCTTGCGTGCGCCTACGGCGTCGACCCCTACCTCGCGCGCGTCGCGGGCATCCTGCATGACTGGTCCAAGGTCTTGCCTCGTAGCGAGTCCATCTCGCGCGCCCGGGAGCTTGGGATCGACCTTGGCGTGGACCTCTCGCTCGTTGAGCCGCTGCTTCATAGCATGATCGCGGCCCGCGAGCTTCCCGCGCGCTTCCCGGAGCTTCCCTCGCAGGTCTGGCAGGCAATCGACCGCCATACCCTTGGCAACGCGCACATGACGCCGCTCGACATGGTGGTCTTCGTCGCCGATGGCATCGAGCCGCTTCGCAAGCCCGCAGACGCCATCAAGCGCCAGAGAAAACTCGTGGGCACGGCGACGCTCCCCGATCTGTACTGGGCGAGCTTCTCCGATGGCGTTGCCTACGTCATCGAGACGCGTCGCTACCTCTATCCCGGCACCCTTTCCATCTACAACGACATCGTGCTCGAGAGGGCGCGAGAGAAGGAGTCCAAGACCCGATGA
- the rsfS gene encoding ribosome silencing factor yields MTQPMDVAREAALAADAKKATDIVVLDVRGLSDVADAIVVCTAANSRLASSVVDEVEDRLRSRFGLSALSVTGENDGPWVLADFGDVLVHVFSPEGRDYYRIERL; encoded by the coding sequence ATGACGCAACCAATGGACGTTGCTCGCGAGGCGGCGCTTGCCGCGGATGCAAAGAAGGCCACGGACATCGTGGTGCTCGACGTGAGGGGACTCTCTGACGTCGCGGATGCCATCGTGGTGTGCACGGCGGCAAACTCCCGGCTCGCAAGCTCGGTCGTGGACGAGGTGGAGGATCGCCTGCGCTCTCGATTTGGCCTGAGTGCGCTTTCCGTCACGGGCGAGAACGACGGTCCCTGGGTTCTCGCTGACTTCGGTGACGTGCTGGTACACGTATTTTCGCCCGAGGGCCGTGACTACTACCGCATCGAGCGCCTCTAG